CTCTTATCTTTTTGCCATCCCTTACTTCGCATCTCACTCGATTTAAAGGAACCAACCGACCAGTGGCGGAGGTGCCTCTaaccaaattttcattttcatactttataatttataaaattttaaattaataatgataaaattatattttaaccctcaaaatgataaaaaaaaataatttaattttttaaaaattataaaaatatatattattaaaatgataaaattacacttttattaTCGTATTTTCTGCCCAAAAATTTTCTGGCTCCATGCAACCGACTAGTTTAATTACGAatgtaattaagaaaaaaaaatcagaagcTTCGTTCTGTTTGATATGATACGTAGAAAAAGAAGATTTATgggattttttaaaaaggatGGTAACTAACGAgatctatctatctatatatagcTATCCATGCAACCAATGCTATACACAAACTATCAAAAAACCCTAGTTTGTTCTAACATTCAAAAATGGCTACCTTCAATCTTTTCTTCATCCTTTCCTTGTATGCTTTATTATGGATTTCGTGTTCAGCTACTCGTTTGCTTCTTCCATTTTCGGTTTCCGATGAATTCAGCTCTTTTCGTGGTCGATATTTACCGCAATCGGCCGTGATAACTTCCGTGACGTCCACTATAAAACCGGTTGAAAAACAACAAGTACGTGAGACAAATGGTGAATCTCAGCAATATGGAAGCACTATCAAACGTGCATTGATAATGGAAGGTAGGGAAGCCATTAAAGCTAGCTTGAAAAGGAACGCTGGGAATCCTTTGGAATCGAAACGCCGAAGTCCAGTTGGTCCTGATCCTCATCACCATTGATGGTTATCTTGCATTTACGCTAGAAGAAAAGATCacgtgggttttttttttttaaatgtatgtgCTTGCTACCTACTTTTTCATCGTAGGGAAGatcaaaagtgaaaaaaaaaaaaaaacccctttaatattattatgtaatagatGATGAGCCTGTAGCAAATATAtttatgacatatatatatatatatatatatatatataaagtttaaaatggtGGGTTTAATCTTGGTTAtttgttttttagattttatataaaatataaaacgacaaaaaaatctcataaatatatttgttattttgtaaaacaattggatatttaataattttctagcTAAATTGGGATAAAATTAATGAGTAACACCAATTTAATCAactaattacatatatttataatttttacatataatattccaactttccttttttattataaaaaatggtatcaagcataaaatataaattttcatatatatatatatatatattagatcatGGGTAAAGATGATTGTATGTGCTAAGTAACATACTCGATAGTTAGGGGTGAAGCTAGAAATTTTTGTTGGAAAAGACAAAATTAGTCATATATTTTCAGGagagctaaaatgtaattttatcattttaatagtttatattattaaagattaaattaaaattttatcatttttaggaccaaagtgtaattttaccatatacaaatataaaattttataaaatttaaacggGAGTTTTCATTTTAAGTGGCCGGGGCCTCTGCTACCCTCCATTGGTACTGCCTCTACCGATAGTGTAAGttgaatggtaaaataatatttaaagctTTAGTAGCTCAAATGTTGTTAAGTGGGTGCAATTGCCTAATACAGCCCCAGCCTTGATGCTGGAAATCATTAGTTCTTTCTCGAATTTGATTCCTCTTGATGTATGGTACATCTTCTAGATCTCTCAGACTGGCAAATGTGGAGGCAAACAAATTAGCAAAAACTAGAATCAACAAACCTCAACCACTTTAATCTGCTTTTTAATTATCGTATCATTTTAAGCTATCATTGATGTATGGTGGCTGATTGTTGTTGTGGTGTGGGATTGGTTCTCTGTTCGACTTAAGGAAACCTGACTAGAATGTAAGATTATTTAAGGAAGAGATTGTATTTAGATTACTCTGTATATTCTGAAATCTTGACATTATGTAAGATTAACTACTTGTTTGAAATCCAAATATGATAATCACATTCCCGAAATATTGCATTACCCCTTGAAGGGCTTTGCTCACAAAAATGACAAAttgtactatttttttaatcatgAAATTGCAATGCAATACAATGGTTAAattgtcttttgatttaattctgaCCTCTACAAAATTAAAGGGAAATAAGGGTTGTGACtcaaaaatggtaaatttatacttaaaccctttcaataattatgaaattataacgTAATACAATGGTGAAAGTATAGTTTAGTCCtccaaaaactttaaatttaattctaaccTCCTTGGATTTCATTTCCCCCCTTAATACAATTACAACATAAAAACATCACACATtacacaaaattagaaattaaaaattgttgGTCTTCAAAATCAATTCGTTGCTTGAATTGGTCAGATTATTGGTTCTTAGTTGATTCAGTTGTTTGGTTTAATTGAatcatgttttttaaaataaaaatcataaaatattaaaaaaatgaaaatagagacAATTGATTTAACCAGTTCACGAGTCAATAGGTCCAATACATTATTCTGGACCGATATCTTGATCGATTCTAGACCCAACATGTCTAATTGGTAGGTCCGATTCTGAAATAGTAGGttaatctatactattatttaaacccAGGACTTAGTTTGTGTCATGAGTCAATCAGGTACTAACTcggttaaaaaaattacaaaaatatcatttcgtatttaaaataagttatattatttcagggcactataatattttattttaaaaataaaatatatattttagatttgaaCCCAcatcaattatattaataaaaactttgatttaccactcaactaaatatttattttaattttattaggcACACGTTATTACCTcaatcaattgtatatattaatgatGTAGTTAATTGAGTTTATGTCAATAATTAACTCGACACTAGCTTAGGATTGATGTATTcatgtgtttaaatttcgttttaaaatatatcatgcatatttcatatattattaattaatttcaaaccatatatttcattattaattttatattatttataaacacatatattttaaatatgtaattttacaCGTGTAATTTAATACGCGTATTATGTGAATCTTAGCATATAATTGGATTCCTTTTACACACAGTGTTTTCCATTGGAAGAATTAGATACCGAAATTGGAATCCCAAAACAAAGGATTTGAATCCAAAATTAGTTAAACTGAAAACTTTTAAAGGAATCAACCGACTAGTTGATTTATGAttgtaataaaaaatcaaaaattgaaCACGTGTGATGgtctaatgattaggatgttcACTGTTTCAAGTGTAATTTAGGATCAAATCACACTCGTTGTTTTGATGTTAGGGCTTTGCTCTCCTCttataatttactaaaaaataaagtaGAAGTTTTATTCAGTTTGACATGACACCTAGAAAAAGAAGGTTGattatatgactaaattaaaatgataataatattttaaatattaatttttaattaaaactagaATAGTTAATTTCACCATACATCCCTAAATTATAATCTTCATTCTAAATTGGTCTCTAAGTTTTAAAACATGCTAATTACACCACCAAACTATTCCTATCATATCGTAAGGTTATTccattactaaaattattaatttaaccgTTAAATGAAACATTAAATCTTATGtggcataatttaaaataatattgtaaaaatcTTGGTTTTGGAAGTTTTGCAAAAACTTTATCGCTCAATTCCTCTCTTTTTcgattttactttatttttagtttttacttgtAAAAGTTATGTGgtaatgttttagttttttaaaaataaataaattatgtaatataaGATTTGACATGTTATCTAATGGTTAAATTATcgattttaataattgaaggaCTTAATCTATATAACATCGATAgtttaagaatataattaaaatattttaaaatttgggagCCAAGTTAAAATAAGGGTCATAATTTGGAGATGTCTAATGCAATTAAAATTACACGATGAATTGTATTAATGTCAAATTatatttccattattatttaaattatataaaattaaaacttacaaaatgaaTGAATTACAGTATATTTTCAGCTCAACTTTacttatgattttattttttttattttcatttctgagtaaattttactctttttataAAAGGTAAGAAAAAGTTATCCAAGAATCAAAcctcataattaatatattttttaattatcaaaaaattaatagattttaGTTCCATTCTTCACTTAAATAGACTACTTtccatcaattatataaaatataacacaaCACGAATTATTTTTAGCGAAAGCAGAATCAAATTCATTAACCAAAAAAACAAGAGAAATTGAACCAATAGGCTCACCCCATACACCGATCATCATCCTCATGATTCGAAGtagaaacaatattaaaaattacaatagaTCGAATTTGTGTGGGAAGGATATCATACGTAGAATGGTTTGCACGTAATAAAACTACCCGAGCATGAGCACGAGCCACCTTTGACGAATCCAATGAAAGAATAAGGAAGCAAAGAAAGATTTCAACATCAAACAATCATGCAGGATCAAACCAAATTCAGAAACATAGTCACGCGAGTTATGAAGAGCATCTATTaaataaatctttatttttagttacatatTAACTAAATctaatgattaaaaaaatcgATCACTCAACTCCGATTACCAAAGCACTCTTATTACTCGAAACTTTGGTATAGAGGGCCTATCCTATGAAGAAGAGCAACAACGCCAATGCAGTCTTGCAAAAATTTGGGaagaaatttgtaaataatttttaaactaacTCTGGTTGGCAAAGTTGATTCCCTTGTCGATCGATGCTTTGAGTTCCGGTTTAAGGCTTTCCAGTCCGTTCTTCTCAGAGAGAACTTAATCTCAAAACTTCCTCCACACCGTTCTTTCTGAGCCTTACCTGCAACAATCATatataaatgagattttggagtGATGTGACGAAAAATGACCATTGCTCAATTCCCAGAcgaagaagaaattaaaaaagttatgcCTTTGGAAAGTTTACCTTAGATGCAAAGAAAGGAAGTTCGGTCACAGTTGACTGCACGAATGAACATTCAACGACATCAGGAACACCATTCAGTCCCTTAAGGCAGGCATCAGCAAAAATGGCTCCAGCATATCTGCATAAAGAAAACAAGACTACCTAGTCGAGCTAAAATGAAGCGACTAAAATCTTAGTTCTTCCATTTTATGACCATACAATTGACAGGAAAACCTAATACCTACGCCATTGACAATGTTGCTGAACCCTTTCCAGCCTTAGCTTCCACAACTTCAGTGCCTCCATCTTGCGTTCGTTTTGTGAGAACCTTGATATCCCCCTCAGCCAAATTGGCTTTTGGTGTGGcctaaaaagtaataataataaaatgcaaCTAGAAATTAGAAGACTACGATAAGTAAAAAATGAAAGGAGTACAATAGTGTTATGcatttgatacattttgatGTTAAACAAAATCAATGATAAGAAGGGTAATGAGAAGAAGGAAGTACTTGAGAAAATAGTGGGAGAATGGTTATTCCGGCATGACCACCAACAACCGGGACATTGACATCTGCACGCAAATGAAAAAACTTACTCAACAGAAAGTTCCTCCTATAATCCAAAGTTTCTTATGCTATGACGCACTTTGGACAAAAAAGAAATCTACTTAAAACACTTGATTTCTGGGCCACCTCAACTAAGAATTTCGCTTATTCTTCAGAAACAACAGTTCTAAAAAAAAGTGTGATGGAAGAGAGGTGAACTAGTTATTTCCTTTGTTCTCCCCCTTTATAGCAGTATATTCCAGGCAATGAGGTTGTTATAAGAGGCCTTCGATAAGCATAGAATTGAACAAACATGCAACTTTTATTTTTGCCTTCTCAGCGTAGAAAGTCTTACCCCTAACTACATCAAGGGTAGTTACGCCAAAGAGCTTTTTTTCATCATATGTCCCTGCCTTCTTGAAAACCTCAGCTGCAATTGGAACGGTTGAATTGACAGGGTTGCTAATCATATTGACAAGTGCCTGTGCCATAAGTTCAGTTCATCAAAGAAAAACTTGgcgaaaaagaaaacattataCTTAGAAAAAGGTCACATCAGAATAAAAACAATTCTTTGAAGTTAAACAACATCTTTCGATTGTTGGAATTGTATGATAACCAGTTTAACTTATTAAACTTCTCCCATCACTTCCACAGTTATCACATTTTGGTAAGGTAAATTTTAACAGATGTAGAAAAGAAATACAGCAAAACTTATAAAACACTTAGAAGCATCAAGGATccataataaaatgttttttttttctccgaTTAACAGAAAAAGGATAGACACTCACAGTGGGGCAATACTTAGCAATAGCAGAACATAGACCCTTGACAATTCCTGCATTGATGTTGAAAAGATCATCACGACTCATACCAGGCTTTCTTGGCACCCGGCAGGAATGATGACCAGATCACATCCGTCCAAAGCTTTCTCCAATTGCTCTTCACCAACATATCCGGCAACCTGAAGTAAAgccaagaaaaatataatgtatacAAGGCTCGTTGAAATAAATAGGAATCACAGTGTGAATGCAGATGAAAATCCAGAAGAAAGAGTGACCAGCAGGAAAACAGAGcagataaattaaatcaaattaattggtGAATGAGCTGAGATTAAAGACAAATTAGTAAAAAGATGGAAGCCATTACCAATTTGAGAAAGGATTAAAAAGTAATCAgtaatccatatatatatataaaacatttgaaTAAATGTATAGACTAATTAAATGAAACTAAGCTGTGCCAAGCTGATATTCTTAGCACAGTCATATAAATTTCTGAAGAGattaaaacaaacatataatCACATTGCAGTCAAATTTCTGAAAACAAGGAATTCAATCCAGAACTGTgaatttgaaactctaactcCTTAAATCCTATTAAGAAAAAAGCAAAATCTAGTAAccgagaaataaagaaaagttacttttcaaaatagaaaatcaCTCAATTTCAATCAGGTGATTAATGCATTACATATAACATGTACAAAAGCATAATAACAAAGccaaatttcaatagaaaaaagtAAATCAATGAATATAAACCGCCATCTCCGAAATATTAGATCATTTCAAAACTTTTCTTGaaacaaattacaaaaatgatcGCATTTATCAGCAAATATTTTCAGTACCAAAACAATTACATCATAAGAAtcagataaaaaaaaagtattgaaGAAAAACTATCTCGGAACAAGCTTAAAACAGTGATTTCACATTTTGAAATTCAATCTAAAAGATCACATTTTCAAATAAGaaattagtttttgttttggaCCTCAGCTCGGGAATTGACGTGGCTGACATCAGCGGCAACGCCAGGGGTGTTAGCGATATCATAGAGAGCAAGTTGAGAAACAAGGGGGTTAAGCTTCATGAGGAGAGCTAAGGGTTGACCAATCCTCCGGCTGCGCCTAAGACGGCGACTTTCCGGGCGGGAACGGGCTCAGTGGCATATCCTCGGCGTATGAGGTGCTTTCCGGCGGCCGATCGAGCTACGGATCGAAACATTTTTGCGGAGAGTGGGAGGAAAAAGAGACGTTGTATTAGAAGGTTTTTGTATTAATACtcaagttaattattttttactataCCACTTTTTACTGTTTCACgagttgaaaaatgaaaaatgaaaaatcagataattttaaatattacaaatctgtgaactaaaatttaaacaactaTATTATTCTACTCATCGATGAGTACTAATCTACCATACCCATCGTCTCGCTAGCCAagctttttaaaaaagaaacttaacaacccaatgacttaaaataaaatattatgaataatgcagtgacttaaatgaaaattttcgaatagttcagcgacccttttatcattttttgagattgagtgaccaaaacataaactcacTAATACTTCATAAAATTGGGTATAATtacccttttcttcttttaaatattttttaaaattttattggattatgttattagataaaattaatttctttttatttaggtttagtttttaaaaaaggtTTATGGTGTAAATTACCATCGTAATATAagaatatgaataaatttattactctGTGTTTGGAATTAGccattaaactttaaattttaattaaattttccatcaaaatttttttaaataaaaatttctcattagatattgattttaattatttgaaaacaaaatataatgggaaaaattataaaattattaaaattacaaattaacttcaaatttatatttaatggaaggaattcttgatttttaaaaatataaaatattattttattttatttttataaataaaattttataaatatttgatattatgttaattaattattaaataaaatattttaaatttttattaaatttaacttaaattgatttaaattatatttgaatagtaaaagtaaataaaaaaatcaaattttaatgtcaaaactcaattaaataaaattgaagtgGTGAAATTCAATATAGAGTTGAAGCATAGTGGTAAATTTacctttaatttaaaagtataataacaaatatcaataaaacTAAAACGGAGTGGTAATTTACATATTAACCCCAAAAAATTGggttatatttttcaattttattgggTTTGAGTTTGTATGATTGGACTTGGTTGatttaatataaactatatcatatatatttttataaaatttaaaattaataatatttaaaatagttttaaagtATCAATAGTAAGTTAAGTAAGTAAGGCAGTCCTATAATGAGATTCAATAATCACTAATCGACAAACGAAATTGCAAAAAATTGATTATACAACTGACTTAACAACTTAaatcatttcaatcaaaatcgATTTAATCGAATTGGTTGATCGAGTTAATTAAACCAGCTCTCTTTATTCACATCATATCCGAGATGACATTAATATCAGAATTAACAAGTTTATGAATCTAATTAACGTGTTCACGAACAATTAGATTATCTTCTCAAAATCAGATGCAggcaagaaaattattttatagtccCTTTCCAAAtatataatgtttaatttagtactttataaatttataattttgaaaaattaataaaaattttaccttttgacCCGGTCTCTAAACAAAATTTCTGGTTTGATCTacacttcttccaaaattttggaaatcaaatctagataaattattgaactaaATTGAAGCATTTACTTACCATATATCTGGTTTTATTCAGAGATtgaaataaacatttttatgaaAACTAATATATCTCCCTTGCAGGAATCCTGCAAATCAACCATGGCAAACATACGACGAACTCCACCGATACACTGTTTTTTATACAGCAGAAACTTTAATGATTAATCGAAGAACTAAGCATCTATCTTCCTTGATTTTCAATGGCCATAAGGTTATTTCTACTTTGCTGGATAttggattaaataatttaatacattacagattcaaccaaacataaaacatcaacattcaaaacGATGGAACGACACCATAGTCTGTTTCCGCCATGAAACCAGCAGGACCAACAGCAAAAGAAGAGTTATTGAACATGTGATCAACATCATCGTTGTGGGTTTCTGTTCTTTTAGCAAATCGACCTTTGATTCTTGGTCTTGATTCAGCGTAAGCCTTTCTTGAAGCGTATCGTATTGTCTTCTCGAATTTCCTgttctttctcttctctttgtACCTTAAAACCCTAGCTTCTCGATCGATTGAACCACCCACTTGTGTTGCGTGGTAATTCCCATCTGGAACTGTTCCTACTTCAAGCGACGATGATGAAacctgaaattttttattttttaattttcgtttaatttatgaaaattttgcagtaattgaagaaaatggatttgaattttgaagtatTTACGCTATGACTGAGAGATGATTGAGTTTGATAGCTGAAAGTATCGAAACAGCTTCCATCGTTGATCAGTGGAATGACTGGTTTTGGAGTTTGAACTGGAACAACGCTATCCATGGCGGCATCATGAAGATGTTGAGATGAATTCGGGTACCCGAAATCGATAAACCGATCCATTTCTGTGAAAAAAAAATCCCCTTTGTTagattcaatttcttgtttacaATTAGTACCATTATGATCCGTCGTCGGCACAAGGAAGCTAAAAGGGGAAGATTTGACGATGGAATCAGCGGAGTCGTAGAAAGGTTCGATGGGTACACGTTCGTGACGGCGAGCCAGTGGGTTCGCTGAATGGATATCGGCGTCGCAAGTGACACAGAGAGCCGCCGCGTCGGCTTTACAAGTGACAGCCGCCGGAGCTTGTTCGCAAACTTCACACATAGACACCCTTTCGTGACCGGAATGGAAATTGGAATCACAATTCAAGCATAAAAAGACCCAATCAGTACGACAAAAGATAGCTGCCGCCGATGATTTACATGCGTCGCATGTCTTAGCCGCGACAGCCATGGCGGCGGCCCCCCAACCTCCTGGAATGATCGTGCCGCCGCTTATTTCGATTCCCATAATCGCGAATCAAATCAAAGcaatggaaataaaaaaatattatgtttggatCAAACGTGGAGGGTTTGAAgtgtttgtttttgattttgggGTTGGAGATGGGATTTTTGGGTATCTATTCTACTGAAGGAGGGACACGTGGAATTATATAGGCCATGAAATAAAGTTAGGACGAAAATATTTGGGGGATTTTAATAATGTTTGGGTCTAGTTGCTGTCGTTTGTCTGTGCCGACATGGGCCCAACCGGAAAGATGATAACGACCGCCAGTTTTCATCCTTTCTCAACCGGACCACCCTTTTTTGTTCTCATcgatttcaattaaaattttaaaaataaaactaggGCCTTGTTACACCGAATTTGCGTTCGATCtaaacatgatattaatatactttatgtTTGTCCAAGTTTAACTCGACTcgaaatttgaacttaaaattttgtccaaaccctcccataCTTGCAAAAGACTAACCTAAACTCATTTTTAGGCTCgcccatattattttaatatttaataattttatatattttatttattaaatttttttatatagtcactttaatattattttaatatttacattagagtagtattatatatttagtatatgtttatttttgtaatgttttctaaattatataatatataaacataatataaagtactATAAACTTAAAACGGGTTGGGCCAGGCTTGAGCCTTGAATGCTTAAGCTCATGCCCAGCCTATACTTTAAACaggcttaatttttttgtccaagcttATTTTTCGGGCataatatttttgcccaaaccctcttAAATTTCGGGCGAACCTTCGGGCTTAGACGGGTAATCCAATATATGAACAGGTCTAATCCAAATTGATATACtaattgattttcaatttaatcgaTCAATTCAATTCGATTTTAATAATCTTGGTTTTCATGAGATGATCTAGAAccaagaatataaaaaaattataaaactaataCAAGTTTCAAATTATTcggtaaattaatttatataaaaatattattaattaaatcacTAATAAAAGACTTAATACATAATTCAAGATCTAAGTTTGACATTTTTTCTAATATGGTACCCGTGTTATTTTTAGGTTCAATCGGTGTTTGTATcgacaaaagttatatattccGGTACCTAAAGATCACGAcgttaatttttagtgtttaattcgggttttaaaacatgaattaaaatcacatattgcattagcaattaattttcatcaaatcaactctaaaactcaatttaaatataaaatgttaatattgtTACTTTTgaataccaaaatatataatttttgtcaaattgaTCCAAGAAAATAACAGAtaccatattaaaaaaatcaaatttgagtACCTAATTATAGAATAACTTCGATATTTGATaaagtaatataattttatgctttttcttttcaaccTCAAATTTTTTcctactttgttttttttttttcaacttttatttttaattttttccaacattctTTTTAAGGTGATTCTTGTGGCAATAGAAATTTATTGGACATCACCAACTGAAAGCATGTGTGTAAATAAAAGTTTGCCTTGCTTTATCTCAAAATTATGATAGTGTTAGTTCCCTTTGCTAATTTATGGAGATCTTTGTCTAATTTCTTTTACGTTCACTTTGTTTTAAGTGTTATGGTGCATATATGGGAACTATCAAGGTAAGTGCATGCGTCGTTAGATCTGTTGAGAACTATTATTGAAAGAGTTTGTCAAGATAGAGTAGTGTACAATACTGAATACGAGATTAGACTTCAAGATAATGGAGAAAATGATAGGTTATTTGAGATTTGGTTTTCGTGTATTGTTGATGTGGTGAGGGTCCTTTGTCGGTCTTTGGTAGTGTCCAATTGGTTGATTGTAATTTGACGTCAAAATAATCTGACAATAGCAATGCTAAGATGCCAGTATTGATGATTGATCTAGGTGATGCATCTTTGGTTAGTTCTTTGGGTCTTTGGTAGTGTCCAATTGGTTGATC
The Gossypium raimondii isolate GPD5lz chromosome 8, ASM2569854v1, whole genome shotgun sequence DNA segment above includes these coding regions:
- the LOC105790222 gene encoding zinc finger protein CONSTANS-LIKE 5 yields the protein MGIEISGGTIIPGGWGAAAMAVAAKTCDACKSSAAAIFCRTDWVFLCLNCDSNFHSGHERVSMCEVCEQAPAAVTCKADAAALCVTCDADIHSANPLARRHERVPIEPFYDSADSIVKSSPFSFLVPTTDHNGTNCKQEIESNKGDFFFTEMDRFIDFGYPNSSQHLHDAAMDSVVPVQTPKPVIPLINDGSCFDTFSYQTQSSLSHSVSSSSLEVGTVPDGNYHATQVGGSIDREARVLRYKEKRKNRKFEKTIRYASRKAYAESRPRIKGRFAKRTETHNDDVDHMFNNSSFAVGPAGFMAETDYGVVPSF